Proteins encoded by one window of Crassostrea angulata isolate pt1a10 chromosome 9, ASM2561291v2, whole genome shotgun sequence:
- the LOC128163158 gene encoding protein YAE1 homolog, with protein MATSKVEDVFDESVSDIGVGSKELEKLKTNLQKEGFRTGLSVGQERELQTGFNEAFSGSIALLKKVSIVRGQICAYLALNHINRGDQTTISEEVQNHLEDLLQKVQDFEHTCMEKSKELLTAEKIAQLETEVDKKVVEFQSQLHRILK; from the exons ATGGCCACGAGTAAAGTTGAGGATGTATTTGACGAAAGTGTCTCTGATATTGGTGTCGGTTCAAAAGAATTggagaaattgaaaacaaacttACAAAAG GAAGGTTTCCGGACAGGTCTCTCTGTTGGACAGGAGAGGGAGCTACAGACCGGGTTCAATGAAGCATTCAGTGGTTCCATCGCCTTGCTGAAGAAAGTCTCCATAGTCAGAGGACAGATATG TGCTTATCTTGCCTTGAACCACATTAACAGGGGAGACCAAACGACAATATCTGAGGAAGTACAAAATCATTTGGAGGACCTTCTCCAGAAAGTTCAAGATTTCGAGCACACCTGTATGGAGAAATCAAAAGAGCTTCTGACTGCAGAAAAGATTGCACAGCTAGAAACAGAAGTTGATAAGAAAGTTGTGGAGTTTCAGTCTCAGCTTCATAGGATTTTGAAATGA